The genomic stretch GTATTTTCGTAATCTAAAACGTAAACTGAGGGAAATTTAGATGCAATTCCAGACATATCCGTTAAAGGATCTTCTCCTGATAAGTTTGCGCTTGTAGTCGCTAATGCTCCTGTAGCTTTAAGGATTTCTTGTGCGATCGAGCAATTAGGAACACGAATTCCGATACTATTAGGATTAAGAGGATTCATTGTCGATGGAATTAAAGAAGAAGCAGGTAAAACCATCGTTAAACCACCGGGTAAGTATTTATTTGCCATATCCTGCCAAATATTTAATTCTTTTGATGTGCCTTTGACATA from Geminocystis sp. NIES-3709 encodes the following:
- a CDS encoding L-threonylcarbamoyladenylate synthase, translated to MVSFSVLVEKAIDNQVVSFPTDTLPALAVKPSHSHLIFELKQRSYEKPLILMTSTVEEIWQYVKGTSKELNIWQDMANKYLPGGLTMVLPASSLIPSTMNPLNPNSIGIRVPNCSIAQEILKATGALATTSANLSGEDPLTDMSGIASKFPSVYVLDYENTQNSGVASTVIKWTGKTWDILRQGKLIISSLNQI